A single window of Flavobacteriales bacterium DNA harbors:
- a CDS encoding T9SS type A sorting domain-containing protein: MKRSIQLSLALIALFVSNLTFGQTPTVQAYNMAISSRTESSLTLTWTRGNGSYVLVVLKPAASSTVVPVSGNSLTGYVANATYGSGSNLGSSNYVVYNGTGTSVTVTGLSASTQYTAIAYEYNRVAATFPQIGNNYYYNTSANANNMENAYTLCTPTTTLVSAGTASSISYTSATISFTKVTGYNTFITCDNQTTGANYNAPVDGTGYSGSTIWGNGDLLSGDNYVVYTSTGSSFSLTNLAPASNYRVRCWAFCGSGVGNTYNYGTSYHYFDFTTLNYQPTLNALSDVNTCMNAGTSYISLSGISDGSTLENQNVTVTATSSNSTLVPSGNISVSYTNPNSTGTLSITPAANQFGSATITVTVNDGFSSNNTITRTFTLNVYPYPSAAGAISGNTTVCKNGSNYVYSVPAIANATSYTWSFPSGTVIVSGANTNSITVNFPSAMTQTSGTVTVYGTNTNGCGTGVSSSKTINFDKAPTVASAGADQTICNGTTVLQGNSPTVGTGLWTVTTGSASFNDDTQNNTNVTGILSGATVVLTWTITNGVCPASTDNVNITYNPSAPQCLIYADFIASTTTPCSGTMVNFTDNSVGATGWSWNFGPNGSPSTSNLQNPTVTFTGSGAQTISLSVTGPNGSDNETKNSYINIQSIPSNASAISGLTTVCAGTNQVNYSINAISTATNYVWTLPSGATINSGTGTEAITVNFAQNASSGTISVYGENSCGNGGVSNLSVTVNPLPSNAGSITGSATVCQGQNGVSYSVPAFTNASSITWDLPSGAVIASGSNTNSITVDYSTIAISGNIQVYATNACGNGNSTTIPVVVNPLPDAAGVIVGATSLSQCPPSTGISYMVPTIANASGYVWDLPAGAVITSGANTNSITVDFAYGTTNYNMSVAGSNACGNGTSNSMQLTFDDQIAQEICLVTVDETSSHNVITWEKTPNDLIDSFRVYRDVAGLGYVQIASIAYDSLSSYIDTDAGVDPNVTQYRYKVSVIDTCGNEGPLSGYHQTIYMFPPQVNGNDIIIDWDPYDGFAMPSFYYRIMRDTSNAGNWVAIDSVPEFTTVYTDLNAMNEGDSLRYFIEVIVPDVCEATRAQNHNSTRSNRTQPVAGNSAGVEEFLDENSVNIFPNPTNGILSVRLNRFEKEAIIEITDMNGRMIRRSTWTNPVGDIDVSALESGVYFVRVIRSGVVLNKRFIKQ; this comes from the coding sequence ATGAAAAGAAGTATACAATTGTCCCTGGCGCTTATTGCCTTGTTTGTCTCCAATTTAACGTTTGGCCAAACCCCAACCGTACAGGCTTATAACATGGCTATTTCTTCCAGAACGGAAAGTAGTTTAACATTAACATGGACCAGAGGTAACGGTAGTTATGTTTTGGTGGTGCTTAAACCTGCAGCTTCATCTACTGTTGTTCCTGTATCAGGAAATTCGCTAACGGGATATGTCGCAAATGCTACTTATGGATCCGGTTCAAATTTAGGGAGCAGCAATTATGTAGTGTATAACGGTACAGGTACTTCCGTAACAGTTACCGGATTATCCGCATCTACCCAATACACAGCAATTGCTTATGAATATAATCGTGTAGCGGCCACGTTCCCGCAGATTGGGAATAATTATTATTATAATACATCAGCCAATGCAAATAATATGGAAAATGCGTACACCCTTTGTACGCCAACCACCACATTGGTTTCTGCCGGAACAGCTTCTTCAATAAGTTATACTTCTGCAACCATCTCTTTTACCAAGGTGACCGGTTATAATACCTTTATCACCTGTGATAACCAAACAACAGGAGCAAACTATAATGCGCCGGTGGATGGAACTGGTTATTCCGGAAGCACCATTTGGGGAAATGGTGATTTGTTAAGTGGGGATAATTATGTGGTTTATACATCAACAGGTTCATCCTTTTCATTAACCAATCTTGCACCGGCAAGTAATTACCGCGTGCGTTGCTGGGCATTTTGCGGAAGTGGAGTAGGGAATACCTACAACTATGGTACTTCTTACCATTATTTCGATTTCACGACCTTAAATTACCAACCTACTTTAAATGCACTTTCGGATGTAAATACATGTATGAATGCAGGAACATCCTACATTTCTTTAAGTGGAATTTCAGATGGAAGTACATTGGAAAACCAGAATGTAACGGTGACAGCAACAAGTAGTAATTCAACACTTGTTCCGTCTGGTAACATCAGTGTTTCTTACACTAATCCCAATTCCACCGGTACGCTTTCTATAACGCCTGCTGCGAATCAATTTGGTTCAGCAACAATAACTGTTACCGTTAATGATGGATTTTCGAGCAACAATACCATTACCCGGACATTTACTTTAAATGTTTATCCCTATCCTTCTGCGGCAGGAGCTATTAGCGGAAACACAACGGTATGTAAGAACGGAAGTAACTATGTGTATTCTGTACCGGCAATTGCCAATGCTACTTCATATACCTGGAGTTTTCCTTCAGGAACAGTCATTGTAAGTGGTGCCAATACCAATTCAATTACAGTGAATTTCCCTTCTGCTATGACCCAGACTTCAGGGACCGTTACTGTTTATGGAACAAACACCAATGGTTGCGGAACCGGTGTTTCAAGCAGTAAAACAATCAACTTCGATAAAGCTCCAACTGTAGCATCAGCAGGTGCCGACCAAACCATTTGCAATGGAACCACTGTTCTGCAAGGGAACTCACCTACGGTGGGAACGGGATTGTGGACCGTAACTACAGGTAGCGCTTCGTTTAACGACGATACGCAAAATAATACCAATGTAACCGGTATTTTAAGTGGAGCAACGGTGGTGTTAACCTGGACCATCACCAATGGTGTTTGTCCGGCCTCTACCGATAATGTAAACATTACCTATAATCCTTCTGCTCCGCAGTGTTTAATTTATGCTGACTTTATTGCATCCACCACCACGCCTTGTTCCGGAACAATGGTGAACTTTACCGACAACTCAGTGGGAGCAACGGGATGGAGCTGGAATTTTGGTCCAAATGGATCTCCAAGTACTTCCAATCTGCAAAATCCAACGGTTACCTTCACCGGTAGCGGTGCGCAAACCATTTCATTATCGGTTACTGGTCCGAACGGTTCCGACAATGAAACGAAAAATTCCTACATCAACATTCAAAGTATTCCATCAAATGCTTCTGCAATTTCCGGTTTAACCACGGTTTGCGCAGGAACCAATCAGGTGAATTACTCCATCAATGCAATTTCAACAGCTACTAACTATGTATGGACACTTCCTTCAGGTGCGACGATTAACAGCGGAACTGGAACGGAAGCTATCACTGTAAACTTTGCTCAAAATGCAAGTAGTGGAACCATTTCTGTATATGGTGAAAATAGTTGTGGAAATGGAGGAGTATCTAACTTATCCGTTACTGTAAATCCATTACCTTCCAATGCAGGATCTATTACTGGATCAGCAACAGTGTGTCAGGGTCAGAATGGCGTTTCCTATTCCGTTCCAGCATTTACCAATGCGAGTTCCATCACCTGGGATTTACCTTCCGGTGCTGTGATTGCAAGTGGAAGCAACACCAACTCAATTACGGTTGACTATTCAACCATCGCTATTTCCGGAAACATTCAGGTATATGCAACAAATGCTTGTGGTAATGGAAATTCAACCACAATTCCGGTTGTAGTAAATCCACTTCCGGATGCAGCAGGTGTTATTGTGGGTGCAACCAGTCTGAGTCAATGTCCACCCTCCACCGGAATAAGCTACATGGTACCTACCATCGCTAATGCAAGTGGATATGTTTGGGATTTGCCTGCCGGAGCTGTTATTACATCAGGTGCAAATACGAATTCCATAACCGTTGACTTCGCCTATGGAACTACCAATTACAATATGTCTGTAGCAGGAAGCAATGCCTGTGGAAATGGAACTTCAAATTCAATGCAATTAACGTTCGACGATCAGATTGCGCAGGAGATTTGTCTTGTTACCGTAGATGAGACTTCGAGTCACAATGTAATTACATGGGAAAAAACACCTAATGATTTAATTGATTCATTCCGCGTTTACAGAGACGTTGCCGGTTTAGGATATGTGCAAATTGCAAGCATTGCTTACGATTCATTGAGCAGCTATATCGACACCGATGCAGGGGTTGATCCGAATGTAACGCAATACCGCTATAAAGTAAGCGTAATTGATACCTGCGGAAATGAAGGTCCTTTAAGCGGCTACCATCAAACCATCTACATGTTCCCTCCACAAGTAAATGGGAATGATATTATCATTGATTGGGATCCATATGATGGATTTGCGATGCCTTCATTCTATTACCGCATTATGAGAGATACCAGCAATGCCGGAAACTGGGTGGCTATAGACTCTGTACCTGAATTCACCACGGTGTATACCGATTTAAATGCCATGAACGAAGGCGACTCGTTGCGTTATTTCATTGAGGTAATTGTTCCAGATGTTTGTGAAGCAACGCGCGCTCAAAACCACAATTCAACCCGTTCCAACCGCACCCAACCCGTGGCAGGAAACAGTGCCGGAGTGGAAGAATTCCTGGATGAAAACAGCGTGAATATTTTCCCTAATCCAACCAATGGAATCCTCTCCGTGCGTTTAAATCGCTTTGAAAAGGAAGCCATCATCGAAATTACGGACATGAACGGAAGAATGATCCGAAGATCTACCTGGACAAATCCGGTGGGGGATATCGATGTTAGTGCTTTGGAATCAGGCGTTTATTTTGTGCGGGTAATCAGAAGCGGGGTGGTTTTAAATAAACGATTCATCAAACAATGA
- the rpmB gene encoding 50S ribosomal protein L28: MARVCQITGKKMMVGNNVSHSNRKTKRKFFPNLLVKKFFIPEENRWVELKVSAAGLRTISKKGISACLKEAREKGFIG, from the coding sequence ATGGCTAGAGTTTGTCAAATTACCGGTAAGAAAATGATGGTTGGAAATAATGTTTCACACTCCAACCGTAAAACAAAGCGTAAATTTTTCCCAAATCTTTTGGTGAAGAAGTTCTTTATTCCAGAAGAAAACCGTTGGGTTGAACTTAAAGTTTCTGCTGCCGGTTTACGTACAATCAGCAAAAAAGGTATCAGCGCTTGTCTGAAAGAAGCTCGCGAAAAAGGTTTCATCGGTTAA
- a CDS encoding aminopeptidase P family protein: MTKALFTGLFLSIFISAIGQNNDGHQHLTVKSEGDLYDTDLLPAQFHKERRDEFRKLMPDGSMAILFAAPIRNRSNDIDYEYHQDPNFYYLTGLTETNSVLVITKTPVRFGNIVTNELLFIQDSDPGMEVWNGKRLAIKDAPTKMLIENVFQSRTFIEFPIPYQQFNKILVLSQFNDDRDDKNDRGDLYSMKKNFFEHTDSLKGKVNRFKLNEIMATLRQNKTKEEIILMRKAIDITCKAQWELMKALKPGMKEYQTEAVVEYVFAISGAESEGFPSIQGGGENSCILHYSTNRRVLSSKDLLVSDIGAEYHGYSADVTRTLPVDGKFSVEEALIYNLVLKAQDAGIAKCVIGNKFWDPHEAATEVITKGLLELGIIKKPGEVKQYFLHGTSHYLGLDVHDPGLYASLGENQVITVEPGIYIPEGSPCDPKWWNIGVRIEDDILITQKGPENLSACVPRTIAEIERIMAQSSGLEEFINGK; the protein is encoded by the coding sequence ATGACGAAAGCCCTTTTCACCGGATTATTCCTTTCCATTTTTATATCTGCCATTGGACAGAACAATGATGGTCACCAACACCTCACCGTAAAGTCGGAAGGGGATTTATACGATACCGATCTTTTACCGGCGCAATTTCATAAGGAGCGTAGGGATGAATTCAGAAAATTAATGCCGGATGGCAGCATGGCCATTTTGTTTGCCGCTCCAATCCGTAATCGCTCCAACGATATCGATTACGAATACCATCAGGATCCTAATTTTTATTATTTAACAGGATTAACAGAAACCAATTCGGTATTGGTGATTACAAAAACCCCGGTGCGTTTTGGTAATATCGTTACCAATGAACTTTTGTTTATTCAGGACTCCGATCCGGGTATGGAAGTATGGAATGGAAAACGGTTGGCCATTAAAGATGCGCCGACTAAAATGCTCATTGAAAATGTTTTTCAAAGCAGAACATTTATCGAGTTTCCGATCCCCTACCAGCAATTCAATAAAATTCTGGTACTGTCTCAGTTTAACGACGATCGCGACGACAAAAACGACCGTGGTGATTTGTATTCAATGAAGAAAAACTTTTTTGAGCATACAGATTCGTTAAAAGGGAAAGTGAATCGTTTTAAGCTCAATGAAATCATGGCCACATTGAGGCAAAATAAAACGAAAGAAGAAATTATTCTGATGCGTAAAGCCATCGATATTACCTGCAAGGCGCAATGGGAATTAATGAAAGCGTTAAAACCCGGTATGAAGGAATATCAAACTGAAGCTGTGGTTGAATATGTATTTGCTATTTCCGGTGCAGAAAGCGAAGGTTTTCCTTCCATTCAGGGTGGTGGAGAAAACAGCTGTATTTTACACTACAGCACCAACCGTCGCGTTTTATCTTCCAAAGATCTTTTGGTAAGTGATATCGGCGCCGAATACCACGGTTATTCTGCAGATGTAACACGAACCCTTCCGGTGGATGGTAAATTTAGCGTTGAGGAAGCCTTGATTTATAATTTGGTTTTAAAGGCCCAGGATGCAGGCATCGCAAAATGTGTAATAGGAAATAAATTTTGGGATCCGCATGAAGCCGCCACGGAGGTAATTACGAAAGGACTTCTTGAGCTAGGCATCATCAAAAAACCGGGTGAAGTAAAACAGTATTTTTTACACGGCACTTCCCATTATCTCGGTCTTGATGTTCACGATCCGGGATTGTATGCATCACTCGGTGAAAACCAAGTGATTACTGTAGAGCCGGGGATTTATATTCCTGAAGGTAGTCCTTGCGACCCAAAGTGGTGGAATATTGGAGTAAGGATTGAGGATGATATTCTGATTACCCAAAAAGGTCCGGAAAATCTTAGCGCTTGTGTTCCCCGAACCATCGCCGAAATTGAGCGCATTATGGCACAAAGCAGCGGACTCGAAGAATTTATCAATGGAAAGTAA
- a CDS encoding MBL fold metallo-hydrolase, translated as MKIEFFGAARTVTGSKHLITLEDGKKILLDCGMFQGMGKETDPLNRHFGFEPSEISALVLSHAHIDHSGLIPRLVNEGFKGKIYCTEATYDLCEIMLQDSARIQEADTVFLNKKRVAKGLPRLKPLYSVKDVDACLKHFEKRPFAQEFRIFTDVHCTFTDNGHILGSAAVLLRVIEENKETKIAFTGDIGRYGSPLMNDPKPFPQADILLCESTYGNRLHEKPEDSTQELLEIVLETCVQNKGRLIIPAFSLGRTQELVYTLNNLSLSGKLPPIKIYVDSPLSYSATNIVRKHLECLNEHVRETAKTDPDPFGFEQLIYITDKKDSQALNEHNEPCVIISASGMAEAGRIRHHIRHSIAHAKNTILLVGYAEPHSLGGQLRAGRAEVKIFGELFPVRAKVKIIESYSAHGDYNDMLKYLSCQDASQIKHVFLVHGEYETQKEWKKKLHEAGYRNIDIPEKNDHFIFY; from the coding sequence ATGAAAATAGAATTCTTTGGAGCAGCCAGAACCGTAACGGGAAGTAAACACCTGATAACACTGGAAGATGGAAAAAAAATACTTCTGGATTGTGGAATGTTCCAGGGAATGGGCAAGGAAACAGATCCATTAAACCGGCATTTTGGATTTGAACCTTCAGAAATTAGTGCTTTAGTTTTATCTCACGCACATATCGACCATTCCGGTTTAATTCCGCGTTTGGTTAATGAAGGATTTAAAGGAAAAATTTATTGTACCGAAGCCACTTATGATTTATGTGAAATCATGCTTCAGGATTCTGCCAGAATTCAAGAAGCAGATACGGTATTCCTAAATAAAAAACGTGTAGCAAAAGGATTACCCCGGTTAAAGCCTTTGTATTCGGTAAAAGATGTTGACGCCTGTTTAAAACACTTTGAGAAACGTCCGTTTGCACAGGAATTCAGAATATTTACAGATGTACATTGCACCTTTACGGATAATGGTCACATCCTTGGTTCTGCCGCCGTTTTATTGAGGGTAATTGAGGAAAATAAAGAAACCAAAATTGCATTTACCGGAGATATCGGAAGGTATGGTTCTCCGTTAATGAATGACCCAAAACCATTTCCTCAGGCCGATATTTTATTGTGCGAATCAACCTATGGCAATCGTTTGCATGAAAAACCGGAAGACAGCACGCAGGAATTATTAGAGATTGTTTTAGAAACCTGTGTTCAAAATAAAGGCAGGTTAATTATTCCTGCGTTTTCATTGGGAAGGACTCAAGAACTGGTTTATACTTTAAATAACCTATCATTAAGTGGTAAACTTCCTCCAATAAAAATTTATGTGGATAGTCCACTTTCATATAGTGCCACAAACATCGTCCGAAAACACCTTGAATGTTTAAATGAACACGTGCGTGAAACGGCCAAAACGGATCCTGATCCATTTGGATTTGAACAGTTAATTTACATTACGGATAAAAAGGATTCGCAAGCGCTCAATGAACACAATGAACCTTGCGTAATTATTTCCGCTTCCGGAATGGCTGAGGCAGGAAGGATTCGTCACCATATCCGCCATAGCATTGCACATGCAAAAAACACAATTTTATTGGTGGGCTATGCTGAGCCTCATTCTTTGGGAGGACAACTCCGCGCCGGCAGAGCGGAAGTGAAAATTTTTGGAGAATTATTCCCTGTCCGAGCCAAGGTTAAAATCATTGAATCCTATTCTGCGCATGGCGATTACAACGATATGTTAAAATATCTTTCATGTCAAGATGCTTCTCAAATCAAACACGTCTTTTTGGTTCATGGTGAATATGAGACGCAAAAGGAATGGAAGAAAAAGCTACACGAAGCTGGTTATCGGAACATTGATATTCCCGAAAAAAATGATCATTTCATTTTTTATTGA
- the ftsY gene encoding signal recognition particle-docking protein FtsY — protein sequence MGIFSFFSKEKKESLDKGLEKTKENFFSKISRAIVGKSKVDDEVLDELEEILVSGDVGVDTTVKIIRRIEDRVARDKYINTSELNKILKEEVAALLEENNSTGNYNEITIPEGKKPYVIMVVGVNGVGKTTTIGKLAWQFKKQGKSVLLGAADTFRAAAVDQLKVWSERAGVPIVAQGMGSDPAAVAFDTVQSGAASNADVIIIDTAGRLHNKVNLMNELGKIKKVMQKVIPDAPHEVLLVLDASTGQNAINQCREFTNATQVTALALTKLDGTAKGGVVIGISDQFKIPVKFIGVGEKMEDLQAFNKHEFVDSLFKD from the coding sequence ATGGGTATTTTTAGTTTTTTTTCAAAGGAGAAAAAGGAAAGTCTCGACAAAGGTTTAGAAAAAACCAAAGAGAATTTCTTTTCTAAAATTTCTCGCGCCATTGTTGGTAAAAGCAAGGTGGATGATGAGGTATTGGATGAACTGGAAGAAATCCTGGTTTCGGGAGATGTTGGTGTAGATACAACCGTAAAAATTATCCGCAGAATCGAAGACCGTGTAGCGCGTGATAAATACATCAATACTTCCGAATTAAATAAAATTTTAAAAGAAGAAGTGGCCGCATTGCTGGAAGAAAACAATTCCACCGGCAACTATAATGAAATCACCATTCCCGAAGGGAAAAAGCCTTATGTCATTATGGTGGTTGGCGTAAATGGAGTAGGGAAAACTACTACCATTGGTAAACTCGCCTGGCAGTTTAAAAAGCAAGGTAAATCGGTATTGTTAGGCGCTGCAGATACGTTTCGTGCTGCTGCGGTAGATCAGCTTAAAGTTTGGTCGGAACGTGCAGGGGTGCCGATTGTAGCTCAGGGCATGGGCTCAGATCCGGCTGCTGTTGCTTTTGACACGGTACAATCGGGTGCTGCAAGTAATGCGGATGTTATCATTATTGATACTGCAGGACGTTTACACAACAAGGTAAACCTGATGAACGAGTTGGGTAAGATTAAAAAGGTGATGCAGAAAGTAATTCCGGATGCTCCTCACGAAGTGCTTTTGGTATTAGATGCCAGCACCGGACAGAACGCCATCAATCAATGCCGCGAATTTACCAATGCAACCCAAGTGACCGCATTAGCATTAACCAAACTCGATGGCACCGCTAAAGGTGGAGTAGTAATTGGAATTTCCGACCAGTTTAAAATCCCCGTAAAATTCATTGGAGTGGGAGAGAAAATGGAAGATCTGCAAGCCTTCAACAAGCATGAATTTGTAGATTCTTTGTTTAAGGATTAA
- a CDS encoding DUF4295 domain-containing protein: protein MAKKTVATLQKGGKNLTKVIKMVRSSKTGAYSFKEEVVPNEKVKDFFAKN, encoded by the coding sequence ATGGCAAAGAAGACCGTAGCAACCCTCCAGAAAGGTGGAAAGAACCTCACTAAAGTGATTAAAATGGTTCGTTCTTCAAAAACCGGTGCTTATTCTTTTAAAGAAGAAGTAGTACCCAACGAAAAGGTAAAAGATTTCTTCGCTAAGAATTGA
- the pckA gene encoding phosphoenolpyruvate carboxykinase (ATP), with protein MNEFGTRSKNSTLEELGLGRVANAYWNLTPAELVEETLVNGQGVLTDTGALAIETGEFTGRSPKDRFIVFDSKTENTVWWGDINIKFTPEKFDALYNRMKAYMANRDVYVRDAYACADNNYRLNLRVVCEYPWSNLFAYNMFLRPEASELETFKADWHIVCAPGFLADPAIDGTRQHNFAVINFTRQMIIIGGTGYTGEIKKGIFSVLNYLLPQERNTLSMHCSANIGKDGDTAVFFGLSGTGKTTLSADPNRGLIGDDEHGWGDGSVFNFEGGCYAKTIDLTEEKEPQIWKAIKFGALLENIGFVENTSTVDYNDSSITENTRVSYPIHHIENAVKPSIGGNPKNIFFLTADAFGVLPPISQLSPEQAMYHFISGYTAKVAGTEVGVTEPQTTFSACFGRAFLPLHPAKYAALLGKKMKENNVRVWLVNTGWSGGSYGVGERIKLRFTRAMITAALNGSLEGQEFETLPVFNLNIPKSCPDVPTEILNPRNTWADKNAYDATLNKLAGEFVKNFKQYEEGTGADILSAAPKAQVNA; from the coding sequence ATGAACGAATTCGGAACAAGATCCAAAAACTCAACGCTTGAAGAGCTTGGATTAGGCAGAGTGGCCAATGCGTATTGGAATTTAACTCCTGCTGAGTTAGTAGAAGAAACATTAGTCAATGGCCAGGGTGTTCTTACCGACACCGGTGCGCTAGCTATTGAAACAGGTGAGTTTACAGGTCGGTCTCCGAAAGATCGCTTTATTGTTTTTGATTCCAAAACCGAAAACACCGTATGGTGGGGCGATATCAATATCAAATTTACACCTGAAAAATTTGATGCTCTTTACAATCGCATGAAAGCCTATATGGCCAATCGTGATGTTTACGTTCGCGACGCATATGCTTGCGCCGATAATAATTACCGATTGAACCTTCGTGTTGTTTGCGAATATCCATGGTCGAATTTATTTGCCTATAACATGTTCCTTCGTCCGGAAGCTTCCGAACTGGAAACGTTTAAAGCTGATTGGCATATTGTATGCGCTCCGGGATTTTTAGCGGATCCTGCCATCGATGGTACTCGTCAGCATAATTTTGCCGTAATTAACTTCACCCGCCAAATGATTATCATTGGTGGTACAGGCTATACCGGCGAGATTAAAAAAGGAATTTTCTCCGTGTTAAATTACCTTCTTCCACAAGAGCGTAATACTCTCTCCATGCACTGTTCCGCTAATATTGGTAAAGATGGTGATACGGCTGTTTTCTTCGGATTATCAGGAACCGGAAAAACGACTTTGTCTGCAGATCCAAACCGTGGATTAATTGGTGACGATGAACATGGCTGGGGCGATGGTTCGGTGTTCAATTTCGAAGGTGGATGCTATGCAAAAACCATCGACTTAACCGAAGAAAAAGAACCGCAAATCTGGAAAGCCATTAAGTTCGGTGCTTTACTTGAGAATATCGGGTTTGTTGAAAATACATCTACCGTTGATTATAACGATAGCTCCATTACTGAAAATACACGCGTAAGCTATCCGATTCACCATATCGAAAATGCAGTTAAACCTTCTATCGGAGGAAATCCTAAAAACATTTTCTTCTTAACGGCTGATGCATTTGGTGTTTTGCCTCCCATTTCACAATTGAGTCCTGAACAAGCCATGTATCATTTTATTTCCGGATACACAGCAAAAGTGGCAGGAACAGAAGTTGGAGTTACTGAACCTCAAACCACTTTCTCTGCTTGTTTCGGAAGAGCATTTTTACCTTTACACCCTGCGAAATATGCAGCCTTGTTGGGTAAAAAAATGAAAGAAAATAATGTGCGTGTATGGTTAGTAAACACCGGTTGGTCCGGAGGATCTTATGGTGTTGGCGAACGTATTAAACTGCGTTTTACCCGTGCCATGATCACTGCGGCGCTGAATGGTTCGTTAGAGGGACAAGAATTTGAAACACTTCCGGTATTTAACCTGAATATTCCTAAATCTTGTCCGGATGTTCCAACCGAAATTTTAAACCCAAGAAACACCTGGGCCGATAAGAATGCCTATGATGCTACCTTGAATAAACTTGCAGGCGAGTTTGTAAAGAACTTTAAGCAATATGAAGAAGGTACAGGCGCCGATATTTTATCTGCAGCTCCAAAAGCACAGGTGAACGCCTAA
- a CDS encoding C40 family peptidase: MRKSITLFAISSILFSSCAEWKKAADDENKIEFSVEEGGGRKEKRRPKEEVVNNPNNGKTTAVSSSLLEKYAVQLGVDKKSLVFPELYAYIDGWIGVPYKYGGNTKEGVDCSGFVNAVYKDVFKTVLKRSATEIIGQCKEINKSELKESDLVFFDISGKNSHIGIYLQNNRFVHASTSKGVMISDLTQSYWQKAWGRAGRIL, from the coding sequence ATGCGTAAATCGATTACTCTTTTTGCAATTAGTTCAATTTTGTTTTCTTCGTGTGCCGAATGGAAAAAGGCGGCGGATGATGAAAACAAAATTGAATTTTCTGTAGAAGAGGGTGGGGGAAGAAAAGAAAAACGAAGACCTAAAGAGGAAGTCGTTAATAACCCCAACAACGGTAAAACCACTGCGGTGAGTTCTTCTCTGCTCGAGAAATATGCTGTTCAGTTGGGAGTAGATAAAAAGTCATTGGTCTTTCCGGAATTATACGCATATATCGACGGTTGGATTGGAGTTCCTTATAAATACGGAGGCAACACGAAGGAGGGGGTGGATTGTTCCGGTTTTGTTAATGCGGTTTATAAAGATGTGTTTAAAACAGTGCTTAAACGATCGGCAACTGAAATTATCGGACAATGCAAGGAGATCAATAAATCGGAACTGAAAGAATCAGATTTGGTGTTTTTCGATATCAGTGGAAAAAATTCCCACATTGGGATTTATTTGCAAAACAATCGCTTTGTACATGCAAGCACCAGTAAAGGGGTTATGATTTCTGATCTAACCCAATCCTATTGGCAAAAAGCCTGGGGCCGTGCTGGCCGAATACTCTAA
- the rpmG gene encoding 50S ribosomal protein L33, whose protein sequence is MAKKGNRVQVILECTEHKATGMAGTSRYVTTKNRKNTPDRIELKKYNPVLKKVTVHKEIK, encoded by the coding sequence ATGGCAAAGAAAGGCAATAGAGTTCAGGTTATCCTTGAGTGCACAGAGCACAAGGCTACTGGTATGGCCGGGACATCCCGTTACGTTACCACCAAGAACCGTAAGAATACTCCAGATCGTATTGAATTGAAAAAATACAATCCGGTATTGAAAAAAGTAACTGTTCACAAAGAGATCAAATAA